One Sphingomonas sabuli genomic region harbors:
- a CDS encoding type III PLP-dependent enzyme: MLKHHRPLGLANIASGSRRAFDIAQDRPVQPVTLLRPHAAHRAARYFIEKFPGRSLYAVKANPSPDLLKVLWDAGITHYDVASMGEVRLVRDTLPEAVLCFMHPVKAEEAIAQAYHDYGVRTFSLDTIEELEKIVRATSTGGVAPSDLNLLVRLRVSSEHAKYSLASKFGADPAELKQLLIAARQASDAMGICFHVGSQAMSPAAYADAMGRVRDAIIEAAITVDIVDVGGGFPSTYPGMEPPPLENYFQIIHSAFEALPISYSAELWCEPGRALCAEYASLLVRVEKRRGDELYINDGAYGALFDAAHVGWRFPVALQRDSKAKPVGFSFYGPTCDDLDHMAGPFELPADIQAGDYVEIGMLGAYGCAMRTQFNGFGVDAVEVVDDEPMATLYGSSRDVARSNVVTL; encoded by the coding sequence TTGCTCAAGCATCATCGCCCGCTGGGGCTAGCGAACATCGCTTCCGGCTCGCGCCGGGCTTTCGACATCGCCCAAGACCGTCCGGTGCAGCCGGTGACGCTGTTGCGTCCCCATGCCGCGCACCGCGCCGCCCGCTATTTCATCGAGAAGTTTCCGGGCCGATCGCTCTATGCGGTGAAGGCGAACCCGTCGCCTGACCTGCTCAAGGTCCTGTGGGACGCCGGCATCACCCATTACGACGTCGCGTCGATGGGCGAAGTGCGGCTGGTCCGCGATACGCTGCCCGAGGCAGTGCTGTGCTTCATGCACCCGGTGAAGGCCGAAGAAGCCATTGCCCAGGCCTATCATGATTATGGCGTGCGGACCTTCAGCCTCGACACTATCGAGGAACTGGAAAAGATCGTCCGCGCCACCTCGACCGGTGGCGTCGCCCCGTCGGACCTCAACCTGTTGGTGCGCCTGCGCGTATCGTCGGAGCACGCCAAGTATAGCCTGGCGTCCAAGTTCGGCGCCGATCCGGCCGAGCTCAAGCAGCTGCTGATCGCCGCGCGTCAGGCGTCCGATGCCATGGGCATCTGCTTCCACGTCGGCAGCCAGGCGATGAGCCCGGCCGCTTATGCCGATGCGATGGGCCGCGTCCGCGACGCGATCATCGAGGCCGCCATCACGGTCGACATCGTCGATGTCGGCGGCGGTTTCCCCTCGACCTATCCGGGCATGGAGCCGCCCCCGCTGGAAAACTACTTCCAGATCATCCACTCGGCGTTCGAAGCGCTGCCGATCAGCTATTCGGCCGAACTGTGGTGTGAGCCCGGTCGTGCGCTGTGCGCCGAATATGCCAGCTTGCTGGTCCGTGTCGAAAAGCGTCGCGGCGATGAACTGTACATCAACGACGGCGCTTACGGCGCTTTGTTCGATGCGGCTCACGTCGGCTGGCGTTTCCCGGTCGCGTTGCAGCGGGATTCCAAGGCCAAGCCGGTCGGCTTCAGCTTTTACGGTCCGACCTGCGACGATCTCGACCACATGGCCGGCCCATTCGAACTGCCCGCCGACATTCAGGCCGGCGACTATGTCGAAATCGGCATGCTCGGCGCCTATGGCTGCGCGATGCGCACGCAGTTCAACGGCTTCGGCGTCGATGCCGTCGAAGTGGTCGACGACGAGCCGATGGCGACGCTGTACGGATCGAGCCGCGACGTCGCCCGTTCGAACGTCGTAACGCTGTAG